The Nitrosomonas sp. sh817 genome includes a window with the following:
- the tuf gene encoding elongation factor Tu: protein MAKSKFERSKPHVNVGTIGHVDHGKTTLTAAITTILTKKFGGEAKSYDQIDSAPEERARGITINTAHVEYETAKRHYAHVDCPGHADYVKNMITGAAQMDGAILVVSAADGPMPQTREHILLARQVGVPYIIVYMNKADMVDDKELIELVEMEIRELLSKYEFPGDDTPIIIGSALKALEGDQSEIGEPSILRLAEALDSYIPQPERAIDGAFIMPVEDVFSISGRGTVVTGRVERGIIKVGEEIEIVGLKPTLKTVCTGVEMFRKLLDQGQAGDNVGILLRGTKREEVERGQVLAKPGSISPHTKFTAEIYVLSKEEGGRHTPFFPGYRPQFYFRTTDVTGAIELPAGTEMVMPGDNVSVTVNLIAPIAMEDGLRFAIREGGRTVGAGVVAKIIE, encoded by the coding sequence ATGGCAAAGAGTAAATTTGAGCGGTCGAAGCCACATGTGAATGTGGGGACGATAGGGCATGTGGATCATGGTAAGACGACGCTGACGGCGGCAATAACGACGATATTGACGAAAAAATTTGGTGGAGAAGCGAAGAGCTATGATCAAATTGATTCGGCACCGGAGGAACGGGCGCGAGGCATTACTATCAACACTGCGCACGTGGAATACGAAACCGCCAAGCGCCATTATGCGCATGTTGACTGTCCTGGGCATGCGGATTATGTGAAGAACATGATAACGGGTGCGGCGCAGATGGACGGAGCGATTCTGGTTGTTTCTGCTGCGGATGGACCGATGCCCCAAACGCGCGAGCACATTCTGTTGGCCCGTCAGGTAGGTGTTCCTTATATCATTGTATACATGAACAAAGCCGATATGGTCGATGATAAGGAATTGATCGAACTGGTGGAAATGGAAATCCGAGAACTGTTATCCAAATACGAATTTCCTGGGGATGATACACCCATAATAATAGGATCGGCCTTAAAAGCATTGGAGGGGGACCAGAGTGAAATTGGCGAGCCATCCATTTTGAGACTGGCGGAAGCGCTGGATAGTTATATACCGCAACCGGAGCGCGCGATTGATGGTGCATTTATCATGCCGGTGGAAGATGTTTTCTCGATATCAGGCCGTGGAACTGTTGTGACCGGAAGGGTAGAGAGAGGGATCATCAAGGTAGGTGAAGAGATAGAGATAGTCGGGTTGAAACCGACGCTAAAGACGGTATGTACGGGTGTGGAAATGTTCCGCAAGCTATTGGACCAGGGGCAAGCCGGGGATAATGTCGGGATATTGTTGCGTGGAACAAAGCGGGAAGAAGTGGAGCGTGGCCAAGTATTGGCGAAGCCTGGCAGCATATCGCCGCATACAAAATTCACAGCTGAGATTTATGTGCTGAGTAAAGAGGAAGGTGGGAGGCATACCCCATTTTTTCCAGGCTATCGTCCGCAGTTTTATTTTAGAACCACGGATGTGACGGGAGCGATTGAATTGCCGGCGGGTACGGAGATGGTGATGCCCGGTGATAATGTCTCAGTGACGGTTAATTTGATAGCGCCAATTGCGATGGAAGATGGGCTGCGATTTGCGATACGTGAAGGCGGCAGAACAGTGGGCGCCGGTGTCGTCGCCAAAATTATTGAGTGA
- the secE gene encoding preprotein translocase subunit SecE, with product MINKLKLALAIIFILVGIAGFIYMNESAMVIRVLSILIGLILAVITARFTTQGQDFFVFCRESIEETRKVVWPSRKETFQTSGVVFAFVIAMALFLWLIDAALMSLVKLMMNQDV from the coding sequence GTGATAAATAAATTAAAGCTTGCGCTTGCAATCATTTTTATTTTGGTGGGTATTGCAGGTTTCATTTATATGAATGAAAGTGCGATGGTTATCCGTGTTTTGTCCATTCTAATAGGTTTGATTCTTGCTGTGATCACTGCGCGATTTACAACCCAGGGTCAGGATTTTTTTGTGTTTTGCAGAGAATCCATTGAAGAAACCAGAAAAGTTGTTTGGCCAAGCAGAAAAGAAACGTTTCAAACATCAGGTGTGGTTTTTGCGTTTGTTATAGCGATGGCTTTATTTTTATGGCTCATAGATGCTGCATTAATGTCTCTTGTGAAGCTGATGATGAATCAAGACGTCTGA
- the nusG gene encoding transcription termination/antitermination protein NusG, giving the protein MSKKWYVVHAYSGYEKSVQRALKDRIDRAGMQDKFGQILVPVEEVIEMKSGQKNISERKFFPGYVLVEMEMSDDTWHLVKNTDKVTGFVGGSAMKPTPISQKEVDSILHQIQEGVEKPKPKILFEIGEAVRVKDGPFTDFHGNVEDVNYDKSKLRVSVSIFGRPTPVELDFNQVEKT; this is encoded by the coding sequence ATGAGTAAGAAATGGTATGTAGTTCACGCTTATTCGGGGTATGAGAAAAGTGTGCAGCGGGCATTGAAAGATCGAATTGATCGAGCGGGCATGCAGGATAAGTTTGGTCAAATCTTGGTGCCGGTAGAAGAAGTCATTGAAATGAAAAGTGGTCAAAAAAATATTAGTGAACGAAAATTTTTTCCTGGCTATGTTCTGGTTGAAATGGAAATGTCCGATGATACATGGCATTTAGTAAAAAATACTGACAAAGTAACAGGGTTTGTTGGCGGTTCGGCGATGAAACCGACACCAATCAGTCAAAAAGAAGTTGATAGCATTTTGCATCAGATTCAAGAGGGAGTTGAGAAGCCTAAGCCAAAGATATTATTCGAAATCGGTGAAGCGGTGCGCGTAAAAGATGGTCCCTTCACAGATTTTCACGGCAATGTAGAGGATGTCAATTATGACAAAAGTAAGTTGCGTGTATCTGTTTCAATTTTTGGCCGCCCAACACCAGTAGAGTTAGACTTCAATCAAGTAGAAAAAACCTGA
- the rplK gene encoding 50S ribosomal protein L11 — protein sequence MAKKIIGYIKLQVPAGKANPSPPIGPALGQRQLNIMEFCKAFNAATQKMEPGLPVPVIITAYADKSFTFVMKTTPATVLIKKAAGVGKGSSKPHLDKVGKLTRSQAEEIAKTKMPDLTAANLDAAVRTIAGSARSMGIEVEGI from the coding sequence GTGGCAAAGAAAATAATCGGCTATATTAAATTGCAGGTTCCAGCAGGTAAAGCGAACCCAAGTCCGCCTATCGGTCCCGCACTAGGTCAGCGGCAATTAAATATTATGGAATTCTGTAAAGCATTTAATGCGGCCACTCAGAAGATGGAGCCAGGACTGCCGGTACCAGTAATAATTACAGCTTATGCCGATAAGAGCTTTACGTTTGTAATGAAAACAACCCCTGCTACTGTATTAATCAAGAAAGCAGCGGGTGTCGGAAAAGGAAGTTCGAAACCACACCTGGATAAAGTTGGAAAGTTGACTCGCAGTCAAGCAGAAGAGATAGCAAAAACGAAAATGCCCGATTTGACAGCAGCTAACTTGGATGCGGCAGTTCGCACTATCGCAGGCAGTGCAAGAAGTATGGGCATTGAAGTGGAGGGGATATAG
- the rplA gene encoding 50S ribosomal protein L1 encodes MARSSKRHNNLAGKVDRNKAYQIEEALGLVKESATAKFNESIDVAVNLGIDAKKSDQAVRGSVVLPAGTGKTVRVAVFAQGDKAKEAQEAGADIVGFEDLAAEIKSGVINFDVAIASPDAMRVVGQLGQILGPRSLMPNPKVGTVTMDIAGAVKNAKAGQVQFRADKTGIIHCTIGRASFEIAALKQNLLALIDALNKAKPASSKGVYLRKVSISSTMGIGVRVDQTNIV; translated from the coding sequence ATGGCACGTTCATCAAAACGTCACAACAATCTTGCTGGAAAGGTTGACCGCAATAAAGCCTATCAGATCGAAGAAGCATTGGGGCTTGTCAAAGAATCGGCGACTGCCAAGTTTAACGAGTCGATTGATGTGGCGGTTAATCTAGGCATAGATGCAAAAAAATCGGATCAAGCCGTGCGCGGATCCGTAGTTTTGCCGGCTGGCACGGGTAAGACTGTGCGTGTTGCAGTCTTTGCGCAAGGTGATAAGGCTAAGGAAGCGCAAGAAGCTGGTGCAGATATTGTTGGGTTCGAAGATCTGGCTGCTGAGATAAAGTCGGGAGTAATAAATTTTGATGTGGCAATTGCAAGCCCCGATGCCATGAGAGTAGTCGGTCAATTGGGCCAAATATTAGGCCCGCGTAGTTTAATGCCGAATCCAAAAGTTGGTACGGTGACGATGGACATAGCGGGCGCTGTAAAAAACGCAAAGGCCGGTCAAGTACAGTTTAGAGCGGATAAAACGGGTATTATCCATTGCACAATTGGCCGTGCTTCATTTGAAATTGCAGCATTGAAACAAAATTTATTAGCCTTGATAGATGCGCTTAACAAAGCTAAACCGGCTTCGTCAAAAGGTGTTTATCTTAGAAAAGTGTCTATATCAAGCACCATGGGTATCGGTGTGCGAGTAGATCAAACAAATATTGTGTAG